TTCTTTGTGTTTATAACCTTCTATGGCATAGAGGTTAAAGATTTGCTGAAAGCCTTCTGGCAACCTACGAATGATTTGTAAAAGCTCTTCTAGTTCGAAGTGGTCTAAAATTAGGTTCTCTTCTGAGTTGTAATTTATATCACTTACTTCTTCTTTAGAGGCTTTATCAAATTTGTTTCTTCCTGTTTTGAGTGCCTGATTAATGACAATTCTACGAATCCAAAATTCTATTGGACAATCTCTTGCAAAAGTATTTATGTGTTTGAACACATTGATAAAAGACTCCTGCAAAATATCATCTGCTTCTAGGGTTGTTTTGGCATAACGCATCGCAATAGCATACATCTTGGGTGCAAATTGTTCGTACAATGTACGCTGCGCCTGACGTTTGCCCTTGATGCAATCATTGATAAGCTGAGACTCTTCAGAAGATGGAGTATATGAAATACGTTCTGTCGTATATTCATTATCTGTTTCTTCTTCTTGGTCTTTGACCTTTTCAATAGATTGACTTCCGTTATGTGCAGAAAAATTTGACATAATAGGAAATTCACTCATATAGAAGACCCACAATAGGTATAAAAGGGTTGCACAAAGATTCGAAATAAATAAAATAAATTAGCTTTCTTAACTGAAAGTAGTCTTTACTTAATTGAATAGTTATGATATGAGCAATGATTATTTAGTAGATGTTTATTACAATGGTTATAATATAATT
This portion of the Bernardetia sp. genome encodes:
- a CDS encoding RNA polymerase sigma factor, with amino-acid sequence MSNFSAHNGSQSIEKVKDQEEETDNEYTTERISYTPSSEESQLINDCIKGKRQAQRTLYEQFAPKMYAIAMRYAKTTLEADDILQESFINVFKHINTFARDCPIEFWIRRIVINQALKTGRNKFDKASKEEVSDINYNSEENLILDHFELEELLQIIRRLPEGFQQIFNLYAIEGYKHKEIAEMLEISVGTSKSQYARARAQLQEMLLKEDESYEQLRK